A region of the Bacteroidota bacterium genome:
GCAATATTGATTAAACCGATTTGTGTTCCTTTTACATTTTTTGCGATGTTCACCAATCCGATTTGTGCGCCGGTAATATTATTGGCTGCATTTAATACACCTGAAACCTGCATACCAATTAAATTGTGCGACAATGAAATATTGGCAACTCCGGATGCCTGAAATAATTTAGAATTATATTTTATTCCCGAAGCAATATTAATTACACCTGCTGCCTGCATACCATCAATTTGACCTGCAGAATAATTAATTACACCAGCACCCTGCATGCCCTGCATACCGGAAATACTATAATTGGCCACACCTGCATATTGGGCACCAAGCACAGATTTTGCAAAATTAAATACACCTGCTCCTTGTATACCTTTTAAATCGCCGCCAATAATATTTCCAACACCACCAAACTGTCCGCCAATTACATAACCTTTATCGGCATTAATTACACCACCAACTTCAAGTCCTTGCACGGCTCCGTTGTAACCTTGTATGGCATTAATGGAGAAATGATGATAATATTTATAACCCTCCATACCATTTGTGCTCAACGGTGTAAAAAACGACAACTGCGCATAACGGTCGATAAATTGTAATGGTGCATCCGGTACAGATTTTTCTGCGGAAATTGTATCCGGTAAACCATTGGTTTTATTGTTTGCAGTTTCATCTTGTTTTGGCGATTTAGCTGCCATTTTTTCAATTACCTGATTGGCTTTTTTACCAATGTTGACAGCAAAATCGGAGATGTCGTTTAATGCTGCGTTTAAGTTGCCGGTTGTATCTGCTGTTGGTGTGCTACTTGTACCTTGTTTAACAACAGGATTTTCCGGTGTTGTGGTGGTTGGATGTTCACTTATAGTATTATTTACAATAAGTGTTTCATCGGTACTATTTTCGATGGGTGTTACTTTGTTTTCAGTCTGCGCAAGTTGTGGATCAATAACTTCCGGTTTTGTTTGTTCGTTTGCCGGTGACAAAATTGCAGCACTGGTTTTTTCTGTAGTAGTGCTTGTATTTGTTGTGTTATTTTCGGCTACGTTTACATTTGATTCGGGTTGTGTGATGTTGGCTGGTGTGTTGTTTGTGTTTGCCGTTGTTATTGTTTCATTGGGTGTGCTATTCTCTGCTTTGGTAAGAGTTGCATCAACAACCGGAGTGTTGGATTTTAAGTTGGTGTTTATATTACCGTTAAATTGTTTATTGGAATTGTTTGATGTTGTAACTGTTGCATTTACAGATTCATTTGTTTGAATGTTTTCAAGTAATGCTGCTGTTTCAACTTCGTTATTAGTTGTGTTGTTTTCGGTGGAAGTATTATTTAATGTTGTTGAATTTATTGTTGTATTTGAATTGGTATCTGCAATTTGGTTAGTGATAATTTGTTGGTCGAGTTGTGCGATTGGGGTATTATGCTGACCGGAATTAAGAGCAACGATGGTTGCAATTATGGAACCGGTAATTAGTCCTGAAGAAAACATGGTCCATTTATTTTTAAAAAGTTTTTGGAAAAAGTTGAGTTTTGGCGCAGCAGCATACATACCCATTAAAGCATCAAAATTTTTGTGCTTATTCACCTCGTTGTCGGTGAGCGGTTTGTATGCTATTTTAAATTTAATTTTTTGCATGTGCTGTTATTGAGCTACGGGTAAAAATTTTCTTATTTTTTCAAGAATGCGGTGGACTTTTATTTTCGCGTTATTTTCAGTTATATTTTTGATATCACTAATTTCTTTGAACGAACGTTTTTCGAAATAGCGCATTTCAATAAGTTCCAGTGCATCGGCATCGAGTTGTTTTAATGCATTAAAAACATGTTCTCGTTGTTCGAGTGCTGTGGAGCTGTCTTCATCACATATTTCTTCAATTCCACTTTGTTCGACATTTACCACGCGCATTTTTTTTGCATCTCTGAAATATTGTGCTGTTTCGTTTGCTGCGATGCGCAACAGCCATGCAATAAATGAGATGCCCCGGTATTGATATTTATTCAGATTTTGTAATGCTTTAAGAAATACCTGTTGTGCGATATCTGCAGATATAGCTTCGTCATCAGTTCGCCGATAAACGAACAGGAAAACATCTTTGTAGTGCGCATCATAGAAGTAGCGGAAGGATTTTGGGTCCTTGCGCGCTGCCTCTAATAATGCTTCTTCATTTACAGAATCCAAACCTAAAATTTATGGGATGTGAATTAAACTACCGCTTCCGGAAATTTCGACATTAATGACCGGTGAATTTTTATAATAAATATCACCGCTGCCATTTATTTCACCATCAATTAAATCGGTGGCGTTAAGTTCAATGTTACCACTTCCGCTTACTTCAACATAAGCGCTGTTAACCAGAAACCCGAAGGTAGCCATTTTGCCTGAGCCGCTGATATCCTGACTAATTGTGCTGCCGCTTCCACTAAGTGTAACGCTTCCGGAGCCCGAAATATCGGCCGAAGCCGTTGTAACAAAAGCCATCAGATTTAAACTTCCTGAGCCGCTGATGTCCATATCGAGCACACCAACAGTAATGGAATCGGTTGATGTAAATGAACCGGAGCCGCTGATATCGATATTGAGGGAAGCGCCACTGAAATTACTTTGTGTAAACGCCGAACCTGAACCGCTGATATCTAAAACGGTAAGCACAGGCAGCGTAATGTATACATTAACCGGTTCACCTTTGTCGATACAATGTTCGCTGTAAATTTCTAGTGTTGAACCGGAAAGGGCAGTTTTTACCTGATCGAGAATGTTTTGTTGTGCTTCGATGCGAACAGAATATTCAGGGCCTTGTGTGATATACAATACGGCTTCCATTTCGTTTGAAATTTCTGTAAATCCGCTCACAGAGCGCGTTTCGGTAACTACAGGGCCAACACCATCGATGCAAGGCCATTTTTCTCTGCCACATGAACCCAGCGTTATGATGAACACTGAGCAGGCTATTAATTTGATAAATTGTAAACGCATATTTAGTTGTTTGTTTGCATATATAATGCAATGCCTATGTAAAAGTTACAGGGCAACCACAAAATTATTTTTAAAGGACTGGAATTCTGCTCCCCGCCTATGAAAAAATCACGTCTAAACAATACAGTAGTTGAGGCAAAACTTTTATGCACACTAGTTTTTAAGCATTTGTCATGATTTTACCTCAGTTATTTAGCCTCCCACGCAGCCTCCATTGTCCCAAGATAGCTTTACTCATATCGTTCATTCTCCTGCAGGGACCAACTTCCTTCGTGTCATTCTCTCATTTCGTTTCAGCCACCTTTAGTCCACCTGATGCAGGTTAGTTTAAACTACCTAAAATGCGGTAGATAAACTCGCTTGGGCTGTCGAATGGGCCTTCCTCCCGGCTTTGGTTATTTAGTAATTGGGAGGCTGGTGGTTGTTATGGTTTTTTGGTCAAAAACACACGCTAACCTCTTGTGTACTGCTAACATCATATTCATTTGAAATTATTTCCGCCACAGGGCAAGTTGTGCTTTTTGGCGATTGGGATGTAGTTAATACCAGCATTTCACTAATAGATATTCCGGCAGGAATTTATACTGCCCGTCTATCCTTTAATGAAACTTTAGTATCAATAACATTCATCAAAATAAAGTAACTTGATTTAGTCACTGATTTGATAATTTACCCTTCTCCAGTTTCTGCTTTTGCGGAAGGAGGGAGCACCACTTTAGCTATTCCAACTATGGGTGGCAATATCAAATATTTCTTGGTTAACAACCAAGAAAAGCAGCTTATGCAAATCGAATAAAAGATTGTTTTTAAAGTTGTTCTAAAAATAGCATTAACGAAGCTTCGTTTCAAAATATAAGACTGTTTAAAAATTCTATAGAGGCAAGAATTTGTTATTTATTCCAATGTTTTTAGAAACAATTATATTTATTGTCATAGGCTCAACAAGTTTAACTTTATTTCTTAATACCCATTCTTTCATTATATTAATGAATCGTTACCTCTTTAACAAACACACTGTTTTGATGCACAAGCCGGACAATATAAATGCCAGCAGGAAATGTTGTCATATCAATTTGCGTTAAATTTTCACTTAATTCGCTCTGTAACAGTTGTTGACCTTGAATCGAATTTATTATGCATGTGCAGTTATCATAGGTGTCAGTTTTTATATTCAGCACTTTATTAAAATTATATACCACAGCATCTAAACTATTTATTTCATTTATTGGAACAGTAGTATCACCAATTGTATCTCCGGCCACAATACCGACATCACATTTTGTCTCGTATGCGTAATCTTTAACAGTTAGTTTTGTTCCATTGTCTTCAACACTACATCGAATCCAACCATAATGCATGCAGTCGAGTGAATCGGTAAATCGTATGCCTATATATTTATCAATTGTTTCAGGCAACCAGGCTCCACCTTCAAAGGCGTAATAAAATGGCCAGTCCGGAATAACTTTGTAGGCCATTTTGGTATCATTGTCTTGAAAATTCAAATCTGCATTAATAATTACTCCAGGTTCTAAAGCAGAAACTAAATATTGGTCGCTGGTAAATTGATAATTAGTGTAAACTACTTTACTTTCAGTCCCACTAAGGTTTACAATTTGTTCAAATTGAAAACACTCACACCAATCAGCATAGTATGTTCCTGACAGGGCACCAAATAAAAAGTCAAATAATACTGTGCCATTTAATTCAATCACCAAATTTTCTGCGAAAGGTGTTCCAGTTAAAACTGTATCCGGATTAATGTCCACATACACAGCCTGAGCAGTAGTTTCCTTGCTCAGGGCAAGGAAACTACCAGCTAAAGCAGCATAACCTGCAAGGTTAAATGCTTTTGAATTTATTTTTTTGTTTTTCAATTTGTTTTTATTAAAGTTTGAACGGATACTAATTCTTCGTTTTTAAATATTTTTACTAAATAAATCCCTGAGGGGATGCCTGATATGTTAATGGGGGCATTATTTACAGTATTTTCAGCTTGTATTAAATTGCCAGTTAAAGTAAATAATTCAACTTTAGTTGAACCTGTTTCGCTTTCTTGTAAAGAACTATAAAATGAGAACCAAGTATTTGCTGGATTTGGGTAAATAATTGTTTTGTTTTCCTCAGCAATTTTTGGTGCTTCAATCTTGTAACTTTTATTAATAGGTATTTTTACATATCCAACTGAATAGGGTGGCACAGTAATACAACCTCCTAAGGTAGAAGGCGTTAATGCGCAATCTGGGGAATTTACAGAAAATGTAGTATTTTGTATTTCTATCGGATACAAATAAGGTGGTAGTACTTCTGGATCATAGCATGTCCTATCTGTTGGAGTTGGATTTGCATAACCAGTATTAAACAATGGATCGAAAAGTGTATTGCTTCCAGAACAAGAATATAACTGAATTCCTTTAACACTGTAAATAGATGCTGTCCCAAATGAAATTATTGGCGTTGGACTAAATAACCCTGCTAAGTTTTCCCCGTTGATTATATAATCCTGCTCAGTTGATTTGACATTGGAATAATACATATACAGATAATTATTACCGGGGTCGATAAACATTGTAGGCATCGTATTGAGGTTACTAGCAGGTGATACATATAAAGTTCTTACATATTTTAAATTCTTCGCAGATATTTCTTTCAGTAAAGACATTACGAAATAACTGGTTCGTTTCATGTAATATTCCCTTTTATTTGGGTTGCCTCCTCCCAGATTGTATGGCGAATAATTTTTGCAAAGGTAATTATATAATTCTCGTGGTCTGTCGGCTGCAGTTAGTAAATCTTCACCAACACCTGCATAGTTTTGATAGGTGGCATAAGTAAAAAAATTCTTCTTATATCCACTTGCATAATTCACCTTTATATTTTTCAAAAACCATTCTTGCAATACAAACCCATGTGTAAAGCCATTGGTATAAACACCTCGTTGTAACCCCTCATCTGGAACAGATGTTTTAATATTGTATTCTGTCATCCATAATTCCTTTCTCACTTTATCTGTTGGAGTGGTTGGCGTAAAATTAAACACAGTTCGATAATCGTCCCATGCTACTTTATGTCCGTATTTAATAAATCCCATAAAACTATCTGAAGCAACGTCATTTGGATTACTTGGATCAAAAAACAAAATTCCGTTAAATGCTGACTGCAACCTAGTGTCATAGGTTGCAAAATCCCATCTTGGGTTATAGGGAGCTGCGTTCAATAAATTTGCAATTGCTCCCCAATTTTGTTTATCATCCAAATAAATATGCAAGATCACTGCATCATATTTTTTCTTTGGGAGTCCCGGTGGTATTGTTGCGATTTCATCCTCTTTGTGTAACATAAGATCTGTATTCCATTCATTTGCTCCACGCGGACAGCCGGGACCCCCAAAATAAAAGGGTAGCGGTGATAACTCATCGCCTGATGTTCCTTCTGCAGGTATGCCGATTTTGCAATTTGTTAGAAAATTATATTTAAACGCCTTAATAAAATCTCGATTGTAGTAATGACCAGTAGCGTCTTGTAATTGCATTGCAGGATTTAAAAAAGTATTTAACCTTGTTTGAGCCGAAGGTTCTCCATACGGTTCTCCATTTATAAAACTCCAATATGAACCATTAAATGCTGCGTTACATCCAGGAGGAGTTACATGTTCTGAAAAGTGTGCAAAACCCATTACGGTCCAATGAAAGTCGCTAGGGCATTCATTACCAAGTTCAACTCCAACTACTGTGCAATTGTGAAGCGGATTAGAACGCAAAAATTCAACTATAGCCGCACACTCACTTGAAGATTCACTGATGATGTTGAGGCAAACAATAATTTTAACGGTATGTCCCGGGTTGCCATTTTCTATTTGTCGAATTAATTTAATGAAATCTGTCAGGTAGTTACTATGGTCTGTTGCGCTAACAGCAAGAGTCTGTTGTACAACCCATTTCTCTAGAAATTGTCCAAATTGTTGCGCAACCGAAGGGTCCATCCAAGTATTCCACTCGGGTAAATTGGCAACCGTTTGAGTTGAAATTGCGGCGATTGCCGCAGCCATAGTTCCATAGAGACCTGGCACTAGATTAGTCGTATTGTCATCAGAAGCATCAAAATATCGAATCAATTCTGCTAAGTCGTATCCATACCCTACCGCAGTATCGGTTGGAGCGCCACCCACTGTATGTAATAAATGCATAAACTTACCATTTGCGCCATGCGGAAAACGTATTACTTCAGGCCTCAAATCACTTAGCCACTGCCACTGGTCAGTAGCACTACCATCGTTTGGACATGTTGCATCATCAAACATCCCTGACACATTAATTCCGTATAGCCCTTTATTTGTAATTTCAGGTGCACTTCCATCAAATAAAGGTGCGCAGATAATTGGCATAGTTCCTAGACCAATCTTGGCAGTTGTACTATTATTAATATTATTAAATTTACTCGCACCTGGCAAACCGAAATTGCCCAATCGGCCACCAATAATTGTGGAATCAACATATGTGGTATCATTAAAAATTGAGTCGGCAATAACATAAATTGAATCTCCACCGTCAGAATAAGAATAAGAAGTGTCATAGAATTGATATATATCAGTAGAATCCTCGTATATTGAATCAGGAACAGGAGATATAAATCCGGTATGTAATGCAAAAAATTTATTTGGAAAATGGTCACCGGTAAATGATGCTGAAATTAATGTAATCGTGCAAAGTATGACGAAAAGCAATGTAGCTTTCCGTATATATATATTTTGGTAAAATGAGTTTTTCATTGATTGGTAAATTTAAAAAGTACGATTAAAATAAGTGGAAGGAGGTGCAGTAAAAATATATAACCCTACCGTCGTCTTCGTTTATTGAGTCTCTCGACAGCGTGTATGGTACACTTGTAGTTAGACATACTTATTCTGTAATCGATTTGCGTTAGAAGATGTGGCAGTTTTTTGAACATTTTCATATTTCAAAATTTTTACCGTAGTTATTTAATTTATTTTTCTTCAAAATAAAATACTACTCACATAAAATATGAGGGGTAACAATTATTAACTTGTCGCCATTTACAATTGCAAATACTTAAGGTAGTCAACTGGGATGATAGGATAGTCGACTAACGTTGACATGTGTTTTCTGATGGAGCAGTTTAATGCTCCATTAGTATAACTTGTTTTTAAAAGGGTTAATTTATAAGGGCTTACATTAATTCTTAAGCAAGTATACAAATTACTTTTGAAATATACAAATATTTTTCACGTTATTTTCAAGTGTTTTTCATTTTTCTGAAAACTGTTTTATAGGTAAAGTCTTTTAAAGTCAGCCATATAATCTTCATATTGGTTCTTCAATAGTAAAGAAAATTTTATCCATTACTTTCAGTAAATAAGCAGCCTGATCATAAGAATAAAAAGGATTGTAATCAATTCATAGACAAATAACATTTAACCTGATATTAACCTTTAGAAGCAGTAGTTTCTGATGGGAATACCCCGGGCAAGTGATTGTAATGGAAAGCCCGCAGGAGCCGTAACGCAGTGGAGGCGACGAGGACTTGGAATGGAAAGCACGGTGCCGCACGGGGATGTTGTTGGTGGAGCAAAATGTTGATGCGGCATGCCCCCAAATGGATTTCTGCAAAAAAAATGGGCAAAATGTTGATTTTTACGATAGATAGCGCATGGGTTTTTCCGATATTTGCAAAAAAATACAATGAAAATCCTAATTACTGGCGCTTGTGGCATGGTGGGTTCGCATATGATTGATATGTATTATGCGCAGGGCGAGCGTGATATTGTGGGCACGTTTTATAAGCCTACAACCGACATGCATGATATACACGGGAAGGCGAGTTTGATTGAGTGTGATGTGCGCTATTACCAGCGTTTACACGATATAATAACCGATTTAAAACCGGATAAAATATTCCATTTGGCAGCTCAAAGTTACCCGACTGTCAGTTGGCACCGTCCACAGGAAACTATGGATACCAATGTTAACGGGACTATAAACGTGTTTGAAGCGGTTAAGTCTGCACGCAAATTGGATAAGAACTATGACCCTGTTGTTTTGGTTGCCTGTTCGAGTGCGGAATACGGTGCATCGCTAACACCTGAAAACACGCCTGTGAAGGAAGAAGCCGCTTTGTTACCGTTACATCCTTATGGTGTAAGTAAGGTTGGGCAAGATTTACTTTCGTTTCAGTATTATCAGAATGATAAAATTCGCTGCATTCGTGCACGCATTTTTAATACTACCGGTCCGCGCAAAACAAATGATGTGGTGGCCGATTTTACACATCGTGCAGTAGCCATCGAGCAAAAAAAGGAAACGGTTTTAAAAGTAGGCAACCTGAAAACAAAACGTGCCATTACCGATGTGCGTGATTTGGTGCATGCATTAATGTTGCTGAGCGATAAAGGCAATTGGGGGGATGTATATAATATTTCGGGCAATAAAGTGTATGAAATAAATGAAATTGTGCCGCTTATTGAAAATTATATGGGCATAAAATTACCTAC
Encoded here:
- a CDS encoding T9SS type A sorting domain-containing protein, whose product is MKNKKINSKAFNLAGYAALAGSFLALSKETTAQAVYVDINPDTVLTGTPFAENLVIELNGTVLFDFLFGALSGTYYADWCECFQFEQIVNLSGTESKVVYTNYQFTSDQYLVSALEPGVIINADLNFQDNDTKMAYKVIPDWPFYYAFEGGAWLPETIDKYIGIRFTDSLDCMHYGWIRCSVEDNGTKLTVKDYAYETKCDVGIVAGDTIGDTTVPINEINSLDAVVYNFNKVLNIKTDTYDNCTCIINSIQGQQLLQSELSENLTQIDMTTFPAGIYIVRLVHQNSVFVKEVTIH
- a CDS encoding T9SS type A sorting domain-containing protein, whose product is MLWFFGQKHTLTSCVLLTSYSFEIISATGQVVLFGDWDVVNTSISLIDIPAGIYTARLSFNETLVSITFIKIK
- a CDS encoding T9SS type A sorting domain-containing protein; its protein translation is MKNSFYQNIYIRKATLLFVILCTITLISASFTGDHFPNKFFALHTGFISPVPDSIYEDSTDIYQFYDTSYSYSDGGDSIYVIADSIFNDTTYVDSTIIGGRLGNFGLPGASKFNNINNSTTAKIGLGTMPIICAPLFDGSAPEITNKGLYGINVSGMFDDATCPNDGSATDQWQWLSDLRPEVIRFPHGANGKFMHLLHTVGGAPTDTAVGYGYDLAELIRYFDASDDNTTNLVPGLYGTMAAAIAAISTQTVANLPEWNTWMDPSVAQQFGQFLEKWVVQQTLAVSATDHSNYLTDFIKLIRQIENGNPGHTVKIIVCLNIISESSSECAAIVEFLRSNPLHNCTVVGVELGNECPSDFHWTVMGFAHFSEHVTPPGCNAAFNGSYWSFINGEPYGEPSAQTRLNTFLNPAMQLQDATGHYYNRDFIKAFKYNFLTNCKIGIPAEGTSGDELSPLPFYFGGPGCPRGANEWNTDLMLHKEDEIATIPPGLPKKKYDAVILHIYLDDKQNWGAIANLLNAAPYNPRWDFATYDTRLQSAFNGILFFDPSNPNDVASDSFMGFIKYGHKVAWDDYRTVFNFTPTTPTDKVRKELWMTEYNIKTSVPDEGLQRGVYTNGFTHGFVLQEWFLKNIKVNYASGYKKNFFTYATYQNYAGVGEDLLTAADRPRELYNYLCKNYSPYNLGGGNPNKREYYMKRTSYFVMSLLKEISAKNLKYVRTLYVSPASNLNTMPTMFIDPGNNYLYMYYSNVKSTEQDYIINGENLAGLFSPTPIISFGTASIYSVKGIQLYSCSGSNTLFDPLFNTGYANPTPTDRTCYDPEVLPPYLYPIEIQNTTFSVNSPDCALTPSTLGGCITVPPYSVGYVKIPINKSYKIEAPKIAEENKTIIYPNPANTWFSFYSSLQESETGSTKVELFTLTGNLIQAENTVNNAPINISGIPSGIYLVKIFKNEELVSVQTLIKTN
- a CDS encoding GDP-mannose 4,6-dehydratase gives rise to the protein MKILITGACGMVGSHMIDMYYAQGERDIVGTFYKPTTDMHDIHGKASLIECDVRYYQRLHDIITDLKPDKIFHLAAQSYPTVSWHRPQETMDTNVNGTINVFEAVKSARKLDKNYDPVVLVACSSAEYGASLTPENTPVKEEAALLPLHPYGVSKVGQDLLSFQYYQNDKIRCIRARIFNTTGPRKTNDVVADFTHRAVAIEQKKETVLKVGNLKTKRAITDVRDLVHALMLLSDKGNWGDVYNISGNKVYEINEIVPLIENYMGIKLPTEVDPKLLRPTDEPIIYGDSGKLKRDTGWEQQYTLAQTIKDMIDYIRNKS
- a CDS encoding sigma-70 family RNA polymerase sigma factor: MDSVNEEALLEAARKDPKSFRYFYDAHYKDVFLFVYRRTDDEAISADIAQQVFLKALQNLNKYQYRGISFIAWLLRIAANETAQYFRDAKKMRVVNVEQSGIEEICDEDSSTALEQREHVFNALKQLDADALELIEMRYFEKRSFKEISDIKNITENNAKIKVHRILEKIRKFLPVAQ
- a CDS encoding DUF2807 domain-containing protein — translated: MRLQFIKLIACSVFIITLGSCGREKWPCIDGVGPVVTETRSVSGFTEISNEMEAVLYITQGPEYSVRIEAQQNILDQVKTALSGSTLEIYSEHCIDKGEPVNVYITLPVLTVLDISGSGSAFTQSNFSGASLNIDISGSGSFTSTDSITVGVLDMDISGSGSLNLMAFVTTASADISGSGSVTLSGSGSTISQDISGSGKMATFGFLVNSAYVEVSGSGNIELNATDLIDGEINGSGDIYYKNSPVINVEISGSGSLIHIP